The proteins below come from a single Drosophila teissieri strain GT53w chromosome 3L, Prin_Dtei_1.1, whole genome shotgun sequence genomic window:
- the LOC122616341 gene encoding serine/arginine repetitive matrix protein 2 isoform X1, translating into MGCASSTPMVATAGSEMLKAASHVKQKGEAVVEDASETLTTTLDTAKETVGTAVAGITTELGNAFKEGSQALDEAKHKVMEGLHLEEPRESESKTDPVEAAMSSSRAPTPKLQEDTDSLKTSTPEPEIERALANEEESPPTPKPSLEEMALLSAEVSQASAADAPAADAPAPPAAEPSAAPATDAPATEASAPVERRKVRRKFVERNKTDAEEHRPSTTEWEKFADQLAKSKKFKPYESFAHGQNKFSVYQDHTSLRDKPNHYDGHFSGGNSQSASQSDLSSGHITPAPTRRGQREFAKFVGSEQAGSISRSSSRLSNPATSRTFDFNPQRERISLSVATRIGSGIQRAPAERISGWGRGRPAPLMEEPGYGRRMSTGVIQPPLRPGREKFLGTASRRSVKPITPTRDVKREKSSKKQHSKILSSKESSYLDLDPRSPKRTTKTLPKDTGRSREHSFDSIKVQRIPLNGSNTLNKTVVPSKNVSSREPSYLEIESLETYHNPLKIQKPSDKKTVISREPSYAEFDSFKGDKSPWKVQALEKKTVRSREHSNHELYSYESEKGASKPPLPMQSDEAQKLPQSLNQSHNIPMEHLPQLEHSPSEATQTSTNRNQSSAPQTPKKIETPKSIASNSKMPSPPISRASSAKSSDSSNLDVIIQPMSSLNTPSIKSFTQSPDQVIMEGYEDSDLEAALARLEILRGSTATLHSLRSCSPGRHTYTASLLSSRRTSPWVMRKNYGGTVGNKIKPPELVESLKSTKTIHQTLERCDICYNEFLTN; encoded by the exons ATGGGCTGTGCCAGCAGCACTCCCATGGTTGCAACGGCGGGCAGCGAAATGCTGAAAGCCGCCAGCCATGTCAAGCAGAAGGGCGAGGCCGTCGTGgaag ACGCCTCTGAAACGCTGACCACCACTTTGGACACGGCCAAGGAGACCGTTGGCACGGCGGTGGCGGGAATCACCACTGAGCTGGGCAACGCCTTCAAGGAGGGCTCTCAGGCTCTGGACGAGGCCAAGCACAAGGTGATGGAGGGTCTGCACCTGGAAGAGCCCCGGGAATCCGAATCGAAAACAGATCCGGTAGAGGCAGCGATGAGCAGTTCCCGAGCACCGACGCCCAAGCTGCAGGAAGATACGGATAGTCTGAAGACCTCCACGCCAGAGCCGGAGATCGAGAGGGCTCTGGCCAACGAGGAGGAGAGCCCGCCGACTCCGAAGCCCTCGCTGGAGGAGATGGCTCTGCTAAGTGCCGAAGTCTCGCAGGCATCTGCTGCAGATGCGCCCGCTGCAGATGCACCTGCTCCGCCGGCTGCCGAGCCTTCAGCGGCTCCAGCAACAGACGCACCCGCAACCGAAGCCTCCGCACCCGTGGA AAGGCGTAAGGTGCGTCGCAAATTCGTCGAAAGGAATAAAACGGATGCAGAGGAGCATAGACCCAGTACCACCGAGTGGGAGAAATTCGCGgatcagttggccaaaagcaagaAGTTTAAGCCCTACGAGAGCTTTGCCCACGGCCAAAACAAGTTCTCCGTTTACCAGGATCACACCAGCCTAAGGGATAAGCCGAATCACTACGATGGTCACTTCAGCGGTGGAAACTCGCAGAGTGCCTCCCAATCGGATTTGTCCAGCGGTCACATAACTCCAGCCCCCACTCGCAGGGGGCAGCGGGAGTTTGCCAAGTTCGTGGGCTCCGAACAGGCGGGCAGTATATCGCGATCCAGTTCCAGGCTCTCGAATCCCGCCACTTCCAGGACCTTCGATTTCAATCCTCAACGCGAACGCATCAGTCTTTCAGTGGCCACTCGCATTGGCTCTGGTATTCAGAGAGCTCCTGCTGAAAGGATTTCCGGCTGGGGCAGAGGAAGGCCGGCTCCATTGATGGAGGAACCTGGATACGGACGCAGGATGAGCACGGGAGTTATTCAACCACCCTTGAGACCTGGCAGAGAGAAATTCCTGGGCACTGCAAGTCGACGGTCAGTGAAACCCATCACCCCGACAAGGGAtgtgaaaagggaaaagtctTCCAAGAAGCAGCATTCCAAGATTCTTTCATCGAAAGAGTCGTCGTATTTGGATTTGGATCCTCGCAGTCCAAAAAGGACTACCAAAACTTTACCGAAGGATACAGGGCGGTCCAGAGAACATTCTTTTGATTCCATTAAGGTACAAAGGATTCCCTTAAACGGATCAAACACTTTGAATAAGACTGTGGTGCCATCAAAGAATGTATCTTCCAGAGAACCATCTTATTTGGAAATAGAGTCTTTGGAAACCTATCACAATCctctaaaaatacaaaaacctTCAGATAAGAAAACTGTAATATCTAGAGAGCCCTCCTACGCAGAGTTTGATTCATTTAAAGGGGATAAAAGTCCGTGGAAAGTACAAGCTTTGGAAAAGAAAACGGTACGCTCAAGAGAGCATTCAAACCATGAACTTTATTCATATGAATCAGAAAAGGGTGCTTCTAAACCACCTCTACCTATGCAATCCGATGAAGCGCAGAAACTACCTCAGAGTCTCAACCAATCACACAATATTCCTATGGAGCACCTACCTCAGTTAGAACATAGTCCAAGTGAAGCAACCCAAACATCAACAAACCGAAATCAATCCTCCGCACCTCAAACACCTAAAAAGATAGAAACTCCAAAATCTATTGCTTCGAACTCAAAGATGCCATCACCACCGATTTCTAGGGCTTCCAGCGCCAAATCCTCAGACAGCAGCAATTTAGATGTTATAATCCAACCCATGAGCAGTCTGAATACACCTAGTATAAAGTCCTTTACCCAGTCACCGGATCAGGTTATCATGGAGGGCTATGAGGACTCCGATTTGGAGGCTGCGCTGGCCAGATTGGAAATCTTGAGGGGATCAACGGCCACTTTGCACTCTCTAAGATCCTGCAGTCCTGGCAGGCACACCTATACAGCCTCCTTACTGAGTTCCCGACGCACTTCTCCTTGGGTGATGAGAAAGAACTACGGAGGCACAgttggcaacaaaataaagccACCCGAACTGGTGGAGTCTCTGAAATCCACAAAGACTATCCATCAAACCCTCGAACGCTGCGATATTTGCTACAATGAGTTTCTTACAAACTAG
- the LOC122616341 gene encoding cell division protein FtsN isoform X2, whose product MGCASSTPMVATAGSEMLKAASHVKQKGEAVVEDASETLTTTLDTAKETVGTAVAGITTELGNAFKEGSQALDEAKHKVMEGLHLEEPRESESKTDPVEAAMSSSRAPTPKLQEDTDSLKTSTPEPEIERALANEEESPPTPKPSLEEMALLSAEVSQASAADAPAADAPAPPAAEPSAAPATDAPATEASAPVDPIANP is encoded by the exons ATGGGCTGTGCCAGCAGCACTCCCATGGTTGCAACGGCGGGCAGCGAAATGCTGAAAGCCGCCAGCCATGTCAAGCAGAAGGGCGAGGCCGTCGTGgaag ACGCCTCTGAAACGCTGACCACCACTTTGGACACGGCCAAGGAGACCGTTGGCACGGCGGTGGCGGGAATCACCACTGAGCTGGGCAACGCCTTCAAGGAGGGCTCTCAGGCTCTGGACGAGGCCAAGCACAAGGTGATGGAGGGTCTGCACCTGGAAGAGCCCCGGGAATCCGAATCGAAAACAGATCCGGTAGAGGCAGCGATGAGCAGTTCCCGAGCACCGACGCCCAAGCTGCAGGAAGATACGGATAGTCTGAAGACCTCCACGCCAGAGCCGGAGATCGAGAGGGCTCTGGCCAACGAGGAGGAGAGCCCGCCGACTCCGAAGCCCTCGCTGGAGGAGATGGCTCTGCTAAGTGCCGAAGTCTCGCAGGCATCTGCTGCAGATGCGCCCGCTGCAGATGCACCTGCTCCGCCGGCTGCCGAGCCTTCAGCGGCTCCAGCAACAGACGCACCCGCAACCGAAGCCTCCGCACCCGTGGA CCCCATCGCAAATCCGTAA